A genomic segment from Variovorax paradoxus B4 encodes:
- a CDS encoding glutathione binding-like protein encodes MPASPIEVYSWPTPNGHKIHIMLEECGLPYNARPINIGKGDQFAPEFLQISSNNKIPAITDPDGPDGKPISLFESGAILVYLAGKTGKLLPGTDRERYDVLQWLMFQMGGVGPMLGQAHHFRIYAPEKISYAIERYSNEAKRLYGVIDKQLSKNKFIAGKTYSIADIAIFPWLRSWENQGITLTDYPHLKAWFDGIAARPAVQRGVKVLADLRQPITGDKEREILFGKTQYEKR; translated from the coding sequence ATGCCTGCATCGCCCATCGAGGTCTATTCCTGGCCCACGCCCAACGGCCACAAGATTCACATCATGCTGGAGGAGTGCGGCCTGCCGTACAACGCCCGTCCGATCAACATCGGCAAGGGCGACCAGTTCGCGCCCGAGTTCCTGCAGATCAGCTCCAACAACAAGATTCCCGCCATCACCGACCCGGACGGTCCGGACGGCAAGCCGATCTCGCTCTTCGAATCGGGCGCCATCCTCGTCTACCTGGCAGGCAAGACCGGCAAGCTGCTGCCCGGGACCGACCGCGAACGCTACGACGTTCTGCAGTGGCTCATGTTCCAGATGGGCGGTGTCGGCCCCATGCTCGGCCAGGCCCATCACTTCCGCATCTATGCCCCTGAAAAAATCAGCTACGCCATCGAGCGCTACAGCAACGAAGCCAAGCGCCTCTACGGCGTGATCGACAAGCAGTTGTCGAAAAACAAATTCATTGCCGGCAAGACCTATTCGATTGCCGACATCGCGATCTTTCCGTGGCTGCGCAGCTGGGAAAACCAGGGCATCACGCTCACCGACTACCCGCACCTGAAAGCCTGGTTCGACGGCATCGCCGCACGCCCCGCGGTTCAGCGCGGCGTGAAAGTGCTGGCCGACCTGCGCCAGCCGATCACCGGCGACAAGGAGCGCGAGATCCTTTTCGGCAAGACCCAATACGAGAAGCGCTGA